One Carettochelys insculpta isolate YL-2023 chromosome 1, ASM3395843v1, whole genome shotgun sequence genomic window, cgaagtaggacacgtTTAGaagatccacatcccgctactttgaaatagaggggtcctccatggcagcaatcagctgaggggttgagacgttctgtccagcccctgtgaggctctatgatcaccacatCCAGCAGCCTTTAAAAGCACcctggacccggatttcctgtggcaggaagctgagagcgtgcaggaagcagcagccacataTGCTAGTTCTGCATGCCCTCGAGAGGCcccgagccacccacccaccaccgcCATCCCCCTGAgtccccccagagctccccccccccgaggggccccacagctcccaggtgtccagccaggggtgggagggggggtagaagcagcgggacccctcctggactgactccgAGCCCTGCTGGGGTTCTGAGGAGAGGAGGGGGTGTTCCaaataatggggagcaagcagcagaacacagaagcattcACCCTGTTGGCCGAGGGTCTGGCCACCCacggtcaccctgcctgcactccagatcaagTCTGgagtaaagtaaaggagctgcagcaaggtTATGCTCCGgtctgggactcagccagccggtctggggctgcccccgccacttgcccctattacagggagctcagggaaatcctgggccccggtACACCTCTTCCCCCACAGCCATCCTTGACATggtggccaaggagccccagcaggccttggagcggggtctggcccggaggccagtcCCAGACCctaggggcccccagaggagccagcccccaggactGCCGAGGAAGGGGTCCAGTGATTGGGAGTTCCaaatagacctcccctcccagagctccagccaggcatccgccaGACAGGTGTCCCCTGActatgggagtggaccatcaggtatgtgccCCACAGGACGCACACCCCCAGGTTATGGGGCAGAGGCACGGGACCCAACAGGGGGCCCCCCACGTTCCCAGCTGACCCtggcatggcccagccagaccagggccctgggacagtggcatggcccccagggcccgtcagcacccactcccactgacagtgccatgccccgtcCTCATGGGGGCTGAAAACCtgaagggggccacccacagggccactgtgcccatggctggaggacaggggatggggacccgaAGCCAGTAGGGGCATGGGCCAGAGCCCAGTACTAATGGCTgtcctgtctccccaccccccgcccccccaatccACAGCCAAACCATCCGAGGGCCACGACAATGCAGTGGTCTCAGTCATGCCAGACAGCCCGCCAGGGGCTTTGCAGCGCGGCAGCCAGCTGAGCCGGGGACCACCACAGGGACCAGCCTGCTACCACTGGAGCCAGCCGTGAGCAGTCGTTAGCCCCCAGGTCCTCACCATCCACTGGAGCCAGGTGGAGGTGTTGGATGGTTGCCTTCAATTGGAGGAGTGGGTGTtggtctggtgccaggaagcCTGGAGATCCTTCATGCAGACATTCGACCACATCGCAGGCACCCCAGAGCTGATAGCAGACTGGCTGCCACGCCCCCACcggctgctccacctgctgtccctcctggcagcccccctgcaccggaccctgctgggggagactgTGGGGCTCCAGAGCCAACCCAGCCAtatttgctggtcctcccagcccccacctggcctTGACAGGGACCCTGgatgtggcggggggtggggtgacctggACCCAGCAGGGGTCGCATCCCCTGGatttggggcagtgaggggccaaggactggccCACCCAGGCCCCTTCCTCTGTATATAgtttcccccccacctccactgtaaatagttatttCCCCCTCACCTCCAAgtactgcccccctccccccgtctgTAGTTTCTCCAAGGACATTTGTTGTGTTTAAGAATTAGTTAACATGTTTGGTTTGTAAATATAAtcccagttttatttttcaacaaCCCGTGTGTCATGTGCTCTTCAGAGGGGCaatgtgcgggtggtgggggcaatATTCAggaggcctgccagggatggccatgGCAGTGCTCACCTCGCCCCCGGTCAAAATAAGCCCGccaggcctcccagacccggaccccctcatgctgggcctggtggctaggggcagcagaTGGTTGGGGGTAGGctgtgctggcctccacagcccaccccctgcacaaaggcctcccctttgctctccatcaggttgtggagcatgcagcacgtgcACACAACCTGGGTGATGTTTGGGAGGAACACGCGGGCAccgtgggtgcagccaggccaacaAACAGAGGTcttggaagcagccctggctgtccaccatggcctggaggatcACCAAGTGGTAACCCTTCCCGTTTACAAGCTGTCCctcgctgtggtctggggtgcggatgggaatgtgggttctgtccagggccccgaagcagttggtgAACCCCacgctggcaaaccccacaatggccgTGTCCACGTCCCCGatctgcacgagcctgtggagcagcagggcgttcAGCACGTGGACCATCTGCCGGAAGGGGCCATAGGCACACGTGaggatgtgcagggtgtgcccagcccccaccttcctCACCCGCCCCCCCTCCCTGGACTTCCCCCGGGCCCCTCCCCAGACCTGTtgcttgactccccaccccccaccccatgggtcTCTGCCTGGGTCTTCTtacctccaacagtggccttgcccacaccataCTGGTGTGCTGTAGATCGGTAacagtctggagtggccagcttccagacagcgatggtgatcctcctctcgacggggagcaTGGGCTGcgtgcgggtgtcctggtgcttcagtgcaggggtgagccactggcacagctccaggaacatctgccggcgcatgtggaaattctggagccagcggtcgtcgtcccactcccccatgaccaggagCTCCCACCACTCTGATGTGGTGGGGTAGCTTCAGAGTCGGCGGAGCACCTGGCAGGTGCGGGGCGGGGGAacaggggaggacaaggagggcCCCATAGTCTGGGGCAAccccttcatcccccgaggagggctctccttccaggagctgctgggcggcctgtTGCGTAGCGCCAAGCAGGGAAGCTCCTGCCTCAGCAACAGCCTTGAGGGCTGCtgactgctgctactgctgggggtGCATGGCTGAGTGCACTGGGTCTGCGAGTCATGTGTCAGCGCTgtaggccttgtgctgtgcaggtcgagtgtgtctgggagggggccctttaaaggagcggcttgctgtggcTCCGGAAGggttagtccagcctgtgaccccatccacaggcgttcctggccccttatttgaaaAAGGGTGTGCTTttgtgtgcagctctcctggggggccccttTCAATGTTGCCCATCCCTATGTctacgttgaacatcgatggcgccagccccagaggatgtgtagacgctgagtgctgaagtagcttatttcaatatctctacatcgaaatatgctactttgacgtagcattttagtgtagacatagctctagtgtttccagagctgctggcagggagaaggggattAACGGGGCAGCTCTGCAGAGTTTTAAAAGTCCTGGGGCTCttggccactgctactgcagcagccagagccccagacccttaTATCACTGCTGAAGCCTTAAGCAATATGTTCTGGGTGACGttgaagggctggcagggggctacCCTCAGCTTTTTAGGCTGAGGCTCCTTCctttccagaggtggggagccaggggctcagcaagtctgtcagccactCTACATATTTGTTCACCTTACAGCTCCTCTCTTCAGCCTCAGAAATCTGTATTACAGCTGCCTATCTTCTGGCCAAAAAGATTCTCTATGGGGCACACTCGCTGGCATTCCTTATTGACAGACcaagaccgtgtctacactagccccaaacttgaaaatggccatgcaaatggccattttgaagtttactaatgaagcgctgaaatacatattcagcgcttcattagcatgcgggcggccgcggcacttcgaaattgacacgcctcgccgccgcgccccgacggggctccttttcgaaaggaccccgcctacttcgaagtccccttattcccatgagcagatgggaataaggggacttcgaagtaggcggggtcctttcgaaaaggagccccgtcgggacaagccgtgtggcggcgaggcgcgtcaatttcgaagtgccgcggccgcccgcatgctaatgaagcgctgaatatgtatttcagcgcttcattagtaaacttcaaaatggccatttgcatggccattttcaagtttggggctagtgcagacacggcccaaGGCCAGGGAATCCCTTCAGGGGGTCAGGCCATGCTGCGTGTGCCTACACTCAGCTGAGGGTGAGCCTTCCTAGCATGAGTCAAGGGACACATGCCAGGGCACTAacaatagcagtgtagacattgtgGCTCTTGTGGATACTCAGGCGAGCCATGTGAGCTCTTATTTGGGGGCTGGGTGGTCTTGAGTCAGAGCTGTCGCCTAAGCTGGACTGCCCACGCTGCTGATTTTAGTGCACTAACTCAAGTCTGTTAAAACCCAGCTGCAGGTATCACTCTCAGCTCCGGTGTTGACACTCTATTGACTGCTGGCCGGAGGAATACTGGGAATCACATTTTGGATACCCATGCTAGAGCCGAGAGGTTATACAGCTTAGTGAAATGATGGTGGGATAAACTTACTCAAGTCCCAGATTAAGAACTTCAGTAACAGCCTTCAACGATGCCAAAGAGATGCCCAGCTCCAAATGGTAATACTTGCCCAAGTGAAAGGATTTAAGAGAAGgcattacagaatcacagaacgctagaactggaagggaccttgagaggtcatcgagtccagttcccgccctcatggtaggaccaagcactgtctagaccattcccAATAGGTGTCTgaataacctgctcttaaatatctccagtgatggagattccacaacctccctaggtagtttattccagtgtttagccatcCTGACAGTTCGGTAgattttcccaatgtccaacctaaacctcccttgctgcaatttaagcccattgctccttgtcctatcctcagaggccaaggagaacaatttttcttcctcctccttgtagccctcttttaggtacttgaagacCACCAtcttgtcccctctaagtcttctcttttctaaactacacaagcccagttctttcagtcttccctcatagctcatgttctctagacctttaatcagtcttgttgctcttctttggaccctcttcaatttctccacatctttcctgaactgtcgtgcccagaaccggacacaatccTCCAGTTGAGGCCCAACCACCactgaatagagcagaagaacAACTTCCCATGTCCTGCTCTCAACAGGCCCGCCAACacttcccagaatcatgtttgctttttttgcaacagcatcacaccgccGACTCGCATTTGGCTTACGATCCACCATGGCCCCCAAATCCCCATCCGCAGCGCTCCCTCCCAGACAGCTGCCTCCCATTCTGTATACATGAAGCTGACTGTCCCCTCCCAAGTGGAGCACCCTGCACCCGTCCCCACTAAACCCCACCCCGCTTACCCCTTACCAcctctgcagtttgtccagatcattcagAATTCCGACTCCATCCTCCAAAGCaatcgcaacccctcccagcctggcaccGTCTGTAAACTCaacaagtgtactctctatgccaaaatCTAAATCGTTGATGTACATATTGAATAGAACCTAACTACTTTGTTTCTCCCACTTTAAATTGCGTCTCCTGCTGAAGAAGTTCAAGCCCTTCCAGTTCTTGGTTGTGCTGTGCACACTGACATTGCAGGGCTCCACATGGACTCTTAGACtccgtctacactgcagagtttttaGAAATAACTTACTTCCACATTCGAACCTCGAAAAAAGTTTTCTGACAAGAGCATTCCCACTGCAAGAGCAGGTCAAAATTGCACGTTTGCACtagagagcccaatttcaaaacaacagccatGATGGGATGGCTCCCTGGAGGGCAATTAAGTTATAATTACCTCTGCTGTgtacacactgagtcaatttcaGATTTGAAAGGGGTAGTGGGGGTTGGCAAAAGCCGCTTGATTGGAGTTACTATTTCAacttaaatgccctgttattccagaataacaggcTTTGCAGTGTGCACACAAGGGGCTTTTTTCTGGAAAAGGGCTTTTCTCCCAAAACTGTGTTGACAAGCCCTTAAATTTCACAGCAACCATGCCCAGCtcgtgagccaggagcagctttGGCTAGCTACCAGAAGTGTTGCAAGCCCTACCTGGTATCTGGAAACTCAACTAGGGCCTAACTGTCTCCAGCATCATTCCACAAAAACAGCGCTTGGGAACAGAGGGGAACATTTGGCCAGTGCAAGAGGCAGATGGGCTCCAGTTTGCTCTCCTGTACCTAGGAGGCTCTCCCAGGCCTTGGGGAACAAGGTCTGTTGCGCCCAAACAAGCCATTTCCAGTCATCCTTCTAACGAGCACCATAGCTGAGACACCAGGCAACggttgtaaatcagcatagcctGGTGAACTCAGCACAGCTCCACTCATGTACACCAGCTGAGCCACTGACTCAGGGCTgttagaaaggggaaaaaaaagttttttcctcctctcttctAAGTCAAAAATAGACCAATTGATTATGCATCAAGTTTTCAGAAAAGCTCCCTAGATTTTGCTCTAGTGACAGGCAGGGTGATAAGGGAGAGACAGATGAACCTCCTACCTTATCTTGAGAAGTCCTGTGCTTCCAGGCAGATAGCACTTGCCTGAGAGGCTCACTATGACCCTTGGTGTAGCCCCACCTCCACCTAGGAGGCAAAGGCTACACCCTACTAAACTGCTTCCATCACAGGCCCTCAGGCTTAGTAGGAACACTTTAGCCTCCTGTCCCAACAGGGGCCCATCTCCTCTCGCAAGAGATGTCTCTGTAGTGGATCCTGGAGGGTTTagaacccaggcccaccctctactCCAGGTTCCAGAGCAGGTACTCTGGTGGCATCAGATGTTGGCAGTGTTTCCCTTCACTACCAAAGCTGCTACGCCTCTCTGGGCCACTCCATCTTGCCTCTATGTCTCCTTCACCCTTCCCTCAGGGCTCAATTCCCCATGGCTAGCTGGTGTTTTGTTCCCCGGCCCTTCCTCTCTTCTGGCTCCTACTGCTTGTTGCTAGATCCCTCCCTCCTGTAAGGAGATTTCCAACCCTCTAGTGGCAGTGTTCATCCCACAATCAGGCTAGCCCAAAAACTTACCATCTTGCATCCCTTGAGGTTCCTAGTGGACTGTATCCAACAATGACAATGTCATGTTGTCTACAAAATTCTAAGAGCTTGGGCTGGGTGAAATATGGGTGGCATTCAACCTAAAAGTGAAATGGGAGGAGCCAATTACATTACAATAATAAAAGTCACAGATACAAATAATTTCTTCAGACATTTCTATATGTTTGACCAATCAATCTCAGATGAATTTGAGATTATAGGTGAAAATGGTTTGAAGAAGAGGAACATTTCATCCTGGCATTAATCATTTAAATCCAGCCAGAAGCAGTTATGGCCTTTTGTGCTCATTTGATAAATCGTTTTTAACTTAAACTTTAGTGCTGATGGGTGGGGAAAGTGTTAGAATGACAGCCCTGGAGACAAGGAAACTCCTTGTAGTTGTTCTCTGGCTGTTCAGTGGCAGATTCCCCCAACAGTATCTTGCCAGTATCCCTCTAAGGCCAGCCTCAGAGGGTGAAAGGATAGTTTCCTCTCTTTCCCATGTAGTCTTTGGCTTCTCTTCTGATGCTGCCAATGAGTACATCCATTAGCATCAGTCTCGATAGCAGTCATCATGTGCAGAAGTATCTGTATTCCCTCAGAGCACTGTACCACAGTGCCACTCGCAGGTGGAGATAGAATTCTGATTGCGACCATACCTGATTGCTGACAGGTTTGTACTTGAGCCCTGGCTTGTTCAGAATCATTTCCAGCTGCCTCCGGTTGAAGTTGGAGACTCCAATGGATTTGGTCAAGCCAGCATCTTTACATGCTTCCAAAGCCTGCAAAGATAACAGAGAGAATTAGAGGGGAAAAGCCTCAGCAGAAACCTGCCAGAGAAACGTAAATCAGTCTGATTAACTAGACGAAATATAGGCGACACAGGACTCTGTTTTGGGAGCTAAGTGCGCAGGCCTTTCAGGAGTGGCCTTTCGGAGCTGGCACTCCTCCATGGAGATGATTGTTGCTAAATTTTCCTGTTCCAAATCCAAAGCTCATACAACCTCATCTTTGCAGAAGACCAAACTAAGGCACCTCACATCCCAATGTTATGATATAACAGGGAAGAGTTTTCCTAGAAGTCAGAAGAACATTTTAGACACAGCACTTATAAATTTCACATGTTCCCTTCCAgagagttttatttcaaaatttagaTGGACTTTCACACTATTTCAGCTTTTGGGGAAAGGAAGACAGCACCTGAACAAGAAATTCCTTCCCTTGCCTATCTGACACTTTCTGAATCACCCCAGCTATTAATTCTGCTGTGCCAGCATTAGTCCATACCAGAATCTAAAGGTAAGCCAGAACTTTATGACTAACACCAAGACATTGCCATAAAAAGGAGCATCACAAAAACTAGCATTAAGACTTCATTGCAAAATAAAGTAGCTGAAGGAGAAAATAGGGTTTAAGAGAATACAGGGTCagtttaaaatgcaaatatagcCATGCAATTAAGGAATAAGAACAAGGTAACATATAATAAATCCTTAATTTGGCATGCTTTGACATTTTCCTTTAGTTGGTGCTCTCCTTCACTAACAGAAGTAATCTCAGAGTGGTAGCCAGGTTAGTTTGTGGTTTCACAAAAACCCACAGCAAactgtcctggagcaccttaaccACCAACATTATCATTTGTTAGAtaaagagctttcatgggtaagaaccaCTTCAACAGTATCTATGCTTAGAGAAAGTCTTCTCTCTTCCCAAACCTCTCTGCTGAATGCAGTGGCTGATCGGGGTGCAATGAAGAAGAGTTACTGTTTCCCTATTTGTCTCCAACTTCTGGGTATTGAATGTCCTGCTTGTCAGTTTTATTATTCTTTCTGATTTAAATTAATGGGGCATTAGGGAAAGACATAGCCTCCATTTATTTTATGGCCTCTGACTAGCCCCTTTTGGTCATATGATTTTCATCATTCAGTGGTGAGGCAACCAGAACAGCCATAGCACTGACTGCTGAAGCCACACTGAAAAAATTAGAATTAGTCCAGGGAGGCATTTATGCAGCTGCGTATAGACAGATCCTAATATTTATGGGCAGCGACGACCTCattatcagcagcagcagctgggttttTTCCTGCCTGTCATTACTGGGGCTGTCATGTTACACTACAGACTTGCATTAAGAACAGATTGAGGTAAGCAAGCTACATGCACTGAACAGACTGCGTTAGGCAgatgtttctt contains:
- the AKR1D1 gene encoding aldo-keto reductase family 1 member D1 isoform X1, whose protein sequence is MAQLTTPTPKGTCAESVKIAIDAGYRHIDGALLYYNEHEVGQAISEKIAEGKIKREEIFYCGKLWNTCHPPELVRPTLEKTLQALQMDYVDLYIIELPMAFKPGDAMYPRDENGKYIYHKTNLCATWEALEACKDAGLTKSIGVSNFNRRQLEMILNKPGLKYKPVSNQVECHPYFTQPKLLEFCRQHDIVIVGYSPLGTSRDARWWRWGYTKGHSEPLRQVLSAWKHRTSQDKMFLELCQWLTPALKHQDTRTQPMLPVERRITIAVWKLATPDCYRSTAHQYGVGKATVGDGPRAERPAAPQARADRGRGHGHCGVCQRGVHQLLRGPGQNPHSHPHPRPQRGTACKREGLPLGDPPGHGGQPGLLPRPLFVGLAAPTVPACSSQTSPRLCARAACSTT
- the AKR1D1 gene encoding aldo-keto reductase family 1 member D1 isoform X3, which codes for MDYVDLYIIELPMAFKPGDAMYPRDENGKYIYHKTNLCATWEALEACKDAGLTKSIGVSNFNRRQLEMILNKPGLKYKPVSNQVECHPYFTQPKLLEFCRQHDIVIVGYSPLGTSRDARWWRWGYTKGHSEPLRQVLSAWKHRTSQDKMFLELCQWLTPALKHQDTRTQPMLPVERRITIAVWKLATPDCYRSTAHQYGVGKATVGDGPRAERPAAPQARADRGRGHGHCGVCQRGVHQLLRGPGQNPHSHPHPRPQRGTACKREGLPLGDPPGHGGQPGLLPRPLFVGLAAPTVPACSSQTSPRLCARAACSTT
- the AKR1D1 gene encoding aldo-keto reductase family 1 member D1 isoform X2, encoding MAQLTTPTPKGTCAESVKIAIDAGYRHIDGALLYYNEHEVGQAISEKIAEGKIKREEIFYCGKLWNTCHPPELVRPTLEKTLQALQMDYVDLYIIELPMAFKPGDAMYPRDENGKYIYHKTNLCATWEALEACKDAGLTKSIGVSNFNRRQLEMILNKPGLKYKPVSNQVECHPYFTQPKLLEFCRQHDIVIVGYSPLGTSRDARWWRWGYTKGHSEPLRQVLSAWKHRTSQDKMFLELCQWLTPALKHQDTRTQPMLPVERRITIAVWKLATPDCYRSTAHQYGVGKATVGGSCRSGTWTRPLWGLPAWGSPTASGPWTEPTFPSAPQTTARDSL
- the AKR1D1 gene encoding aldo-keto reductase family 1 member D1 isoform X5 — protein: MAQLTTPTPKGTCAESVKIAIDAGYRHIDGALLYYNEHEVGQAISEKIAEGKIKREEIFYCGKLWNTCHPPELVRPTLEKTLQALQMDYVDLYIIELPMAFKPGDAMYPRDENGKYIYHKTNLCATWEALEACKDAGLTKSIGVSNFNRRQLEMILNKPGLKYKPVSNQVECHPYFTQPKLLEFCRQHDIVIVGYSPLGTSRDARWWRWGYTKGHSEPLRQVLSAWKHRTSQDKMFLELCQWLTPALKHQDTRTQPMLPVERRITIAVWKLATPDCYRSTAHQYGVGKATVGG